A region from the Acidobacteriota bacterium genome encodes:
- a CDS encoding Sua5/YciO/YrdC/YwlC family protein, with product GLRLAAQFWPGPLTLVAAAAAELAGGVAAADGTVAVRVPDHAVARALARGFGFPVTATGANRSGEPPASRAGEVRAALGDAVAVLIDAGEAPGGPPSTIVDVTQQLPRLVRAGAVAWDRVLESLK from the coding sequence CGGGCTCCGCCTGGCCGCGCAGTTCTGGCCCGGCCCGCTGACGCTGGTCGCCGCCGCTGCGGCGGAGTTGGCCGGCGGGGTCGCGGCAGCCGACGGGACGGTCGCCGTTCGCGTGCCGGATCACGCCGTCGCGCGGGCGCTCGCGCGCGGGTTCGGGTTCCCGGTTACCGCGACGGGCGCGAATCGATCCGGCGAACCGCCGGCGTCGCGCGCCGGCGAGGTACGTGCGGCGCTTGGCGACGCGGTGGCCGTGCTGATCGATGCGGGCGAGGCGCCGGGCGGTCCGCCATCCACGATCGTGGACGTGACGCAGCAGCTCCCGCGGCTCGTGCGCGCGGGCGCGGTGGCGTGGGACCGCGTGCTAGAATCGCTGAAGTGA
- a CDS encoding MFS transporter, with protein MREAGSWRQNLFAATAAGFIGFTGFTLVMPFLPLYFHELGLRDVGEIALWSGLSLGVTPALTAALSPLWGRLADRFGRKIMVERSLASFVIVMSAMAYVREPWHVFALRAVQGLFAGYGALTLTMAAESAPPGKTAAAIGFVQTAQRLGPALGPVIGGVVAQLVGIRNAFFVSACFYAVALVLVFVLYHEQPPASRASSGPKGPVRFRDLIAFEHFLLLMLVVFLVQLVDRSFGPILPLFLGQIGVAPGRVPLVAGVLFSEAAFAAALGHHVTGRLLQRAPARTLLVGATSAAAAGALAYAVAPPAELLFVVTPLFGIAVGVAMTTAYSSAGRMIPAGAGGAGFGLLTTASLTALAVSPMLSGALGATSIRAVFAIDGAVMVVLAGVVWRVMRGSGAPGAPGAALQSPPAAPRSSPPRPAPRAGVAMGT; from the coding sequence ATGCGGGAGGCCGGAAGCTGGCGGCAGAACCTGTTCGCCGCGACTGCCGCCGGCTTCATCGGCTTCACCGGCTTCACGCTGGTGATGCCGTTCCTGCCTCTCTATTTCCACGAACTCGGCCTGCGTGACGTCGGCGAGATCGCGCTGTGGTCCGGCCTGAGCCTTGGCGTGACGCCCGCGCTGACGGCCGCGCTCTCGCCGCTCTGGGGCCGGCTCGCGGATCGCTTCGGCCGCAAGATCATGGTCGAGCGGTCGCTCGCCAGCTTCGTGATCGTCATGAGCGCGATGGCGTACGTGCGGGAGCCCTGGCACGTGTTCGCCCTGCGGGCGGTGCAGGGGCTGTTCGCCGGCTACGGCGCGCTCACCCTGACGATGGCCGCCGAATCGGCGCCCCCGGGCAAGACGGCCGCGGCGATCGGCTTCGTGCAGACGGCGCAGCGGCTGGGCCCCGCGCTCGGCCCCGTGATCGGTGGCGTGGTCGCGCAGCTGGTCGGAATCCGGAACGCGTTTTTCGTGTCGGCGTGCTTTTACGCCGTGGCGCTCGTCCTCGTGTTCGTGCTGTACCACGAGCAGCCGCCGGCCTCCCGCGCCAGCAGCGGGCCGAAAGGCCCCGTTCGGTTCCGCGACCTGATTGCGTTCGAGCACTTCCTGCTGTTGATGCTCGTGGTCTTCCTCGTGCAGCTGGTCGACCGCAGTTTCGGCCCGATCCTGCCGCTCTTTCTCGGCCAGATCGGCGTGGCGCCCGGGCGCGTGCCCCTGGTGGCCGGCGTGCTGTTTTCAGAGGCGGCCTTCGCGGCCGCCCTGGGGCACCACGTGACGGGCCGGCTGCTGCAACGCGCGCCGGCGAGGACGCTGCTCGTCGGCGCGACGTCAGCCGCCGCCGCCGGGGCGCTGGCATACGCCGTCGCGCCCCCGGCCGAACTGCTGTTTGTCGTCACGCCGCTGTTCGGCATCGCCGTCGGCGTGGCGATGACGACGGCCTATTCGTCCGCGGGAAGGATGATCCCGGCGGGAGCGGGCGGCGCCGGGTTCGGGCTGCTGACGACAGCCTCGCTCACCGCGCTCGCGGTCAGCCCGATGCTGAGCGGCGCGCTCGGCGCCACCAGCATCCGCGCCGTGTTCGCGATCGACGGCGCGGTGATGGTGGTGCTGGCCGGGGTGGTGTGGAGAGTCATGAGGGGGTCAGGTGCTCCGGGTGCTCCGGGTGCCGCCCTTCAATCTCCTCCGGCGGCCCCCCGATCGTCTCCTCCACGGCCGGCGCCTCGCGCAGGCGTTGCGATGGGAACGTGA
- a CDS encoding cation:proton antiporter encodes MAHPLQVLLLITIIVATAKLAGAASHRLRMPAVFGEILIGLLLGPTLLDMLGWPIFSPSDAGHGSGAIPPVPLLGLVHDLAQVGVILLMFVAGLETDLLEMRRVGTVAFWSAAGGVALPMAGGALTAQLFGLPMFWEGIFIGTILTATSVSISAQTLMELGALRSREGTAILGAAVIDDVMGLLVLSVVAALARAGGDAGIASIGVTLIKLTIFFVIAWFAGRLFTPVLRAAEALEVSQAVLSAVLVVAFLYAWGAEYFGGVAAITGSYLAGLLFAQTRYKGAIDRGIHPLTYSVFVPVFFVSIGLQANARELGAQLSFVSLLIVVAIVAKAAGCGVAARLAGFNAHESVRVGVGMISRGEVGLIVAGYGLTNGIIGRDVFSASVVMVLATTMVTPPLLKLTFPSQRLREAPAVEETIGGPPEEIEGRHPEHPEHLTPS; translated from the coding sequence ATGGCTCATCCGCTGCAGGTCCTGCTCCTCATCACCATTATCGTCGCGACCGCGAAACTTGCGGGGGCTGCCTCACATCGCCTGCGGATGCCCGCCGTCTTCGGGGAAATTCTCATCGGCCTGCTGCTCGGCCCGACGCTCCTCGACATGCTCGGCTGGCCGATCTTTTCGCCGAGCGACGCGGGGCACGGGTCCGGCGCCATTCCACCGGTCCCGCTGCTCGGCCTCGTCCACGACCTCGCCCAGGTTGGCGTGATCCTGCTGATGTTCGTCGCCGGGCTCGAAACCGATTTGCTGGAAATGCGCCGCGTGGGGACCGTGGCATTCTGGTCCGCGGCGGGCGGCGTCGCGCTGCCGATGGCTGGCGGCGCGCTGACCGCACAGCTGTTCGGCCTGCCGATGTTCTGGGAAGGCATCTTCATCGGCACGATCCTCACGGCGACTTCGGTCAGCATCTCCGCTCAGACGCTGATGGAGCTCGGCGCGCTGCGCTCGCGCGAAGGAACCGCGATCCTCGGCGCCGCCGTCATCGACGACGTGATGGGGCTTCTCGTCCTGTCCGTGGTGGCGGCACTGGCGCGCGCCGGAGGGGACGCGGGAATCGCCAGCATCGGCGTGACGCTGATCAAACTGACGATCTTCTTTGTCATCGCCTGGTTCGCGGGACGCCTGTTCACGCCGGTCCTCCGCGCGGCCGAAGCGCTGGAGGTCAGCCAGGCGGTGCTGTCCGCCGTGCTGGTCGTGGCGTTCCTCTACGCGTGGGGCGCCGAGTACTTCGGCGGCGTGGCGGCGATCACCGGCTCGTACCTCGCGGGCTTGCTGTTCGCGCAGACCCGCTACAAAGGAGCGATCGACCGCGGGATCCATCCGCTGACCTACTCGGTCTTTGTCCCCGTGTTCTTTGTCAGCATCGGCCTCCAGGCCAACGCGCGCGAACTGGGGGCGCAGCTGTCGTTCGTGAGCCTGCTGATCGTGGTCGCCATCGTCGCCAAGGCGGCGGGTTGCGGTGTTGCGGCGCGCCTGGCGGGCTTCAACGCGCACGAGTCCGTGCGGGTCGGCGTGGGCATGATCTCGCGAGGCGAGGTCGGGCTGATCGTTGCGGGCTACGGCCTGACCAACGGGATCATCGGGCGCGACGTCTTCTCCGCGTCAGTCGTCATGGTGCTGGCCACGACGATGGTGACTCCCCCCCTGCTCAAGCTCACGTTCCCATCGCAACGCCTGCGCGAGGCGCCGGCCGTGGAGGAGACGATCGGGGGGCCGCCGGAGGAGATTGAAGGGCGGCACCCGGAGCACCCGGAGCACCTGACCCCCTCATGA
- a CDS encoding Sua5/YciO/YrdC/YwlC family protein — translation MSHREEFIVSPLADAIAALRRGLVVAYPTDTLYGLAADPRRADAVEAVFRIKG, via the coding sequence ATGAGCCATCGCGAAGAGTTTATCGTTTCCCCGCTTGCCGACGCGATCGCCGCGCTGCGGCGCGGCCTGGTCGTCGCGTACCCGACAGATACGCTGTACGGCCTGGCGGCGGATCCCCGCCGCGCCGATGCGGTGGAGGCCGTCTTCCGCATCAAGGGAC